The Primulina tabacum isolate GXHZ01 chromosome 7, ASM2559414v2, whole genome shotgun sequence genome includes a window with the following:
- the LOC142551644 gene encoding uncharacterized protein LOC142551644 yields the protein MADYQHHELKSEEPYAPHPVKIEEIDQPVEASDRGLFDFIGKKKDEEEEKKCDEDKIASEFDDKVQICDEKKEEPKFEVYEDPKLEVSEEPKEEEKKHESLLEKLHRSGSSSSSSSDEEEVVEGGEKKKKKKGLKEKVKEKITGDKKEEAAETKCEETSVPVEKYDEIHTPEPEEKKGFLDKIKEKLPGGKKTEEPSAPKEEVSEYSTAPEAEGKEKKGFLDKIKEKLPGYHPKGEEEKEREKREEGCH from the exons ATGGCCGATTACCAACATCATGAGCTGAAGAGCGAGGAGCCATACGCCCCCCACCCCGTTAAGATTGAGGAAATTGATCAGCCGGTGGAGGCCTCCGATCGTGGGCTGTTTGATTTTATCGGGAAGAAAAAGGATGAGGAGGAAGAGAAGAAGTGTGATGAGGATAAGATTGCATCTGAATTTGACGACAAAGTTCAGATTTGTGACGAGAAAAAGGAAGAGCCCAAATTTGAGGTTTATGAAGATCCTAAACTTGAGGTTTCTGAAGAGCCAAAGGAGGAGGAAAAGAAGCACGAAAGCCTGCTCGAAAAGCTACACCGAAGCGGCAGCTCCAGCAGTTCT TCTAGCGATGAAGAAGAAGTAGTGGAAGGAGgtgaaaagaagaagaaaaagaagggcTTAAAAGAAAAGGTCAAGGAAAAAATAACCGGTGACAAGAAAGAAGAAGCAGCAGAAACCAAGTGTGAAGAAACATCTGTACCAGTTGAGAAGTACGATGAAATTCATACCCCCGAGCCGGAGGAGAAGAAAGGGTTCTTAGATAAGATCAAGGAGAAGCTACCCGGCGGCAAGAAGACCGAGGAACCGTCGGCACCGAAGGAGGAGGTGTCGGAATACTCCACCGCGCCGGAGGCTGAGGGCAAGGAAAAGAAAGGTTTCTTGGATAAGATCAAGGAGAAGCTTCCAGGCTACCATCCCAAGGGTGAGGAAGAAAAGGAGAGAGAAAAAAGAGAGGAAGGATGCCATTGA